GCAATGCATAAATAACAATACAACTAATGCTGCTTTCTATACATTGTACAAAGCCcatgacattttgaaaataagtGTTGTATCATATTATATTGTGTATTGTTGCAGACAAATTATTGACAATATGTTATTatgcaaaacaaaatgcaaatagGTAGAGTCCATTCTTGTGTTTAACTGTATTATATTTTCATATGTCTGAACATATATGTCCAACTTCAAACTAAACTTGTGATTCCCCTGCACTCTCTCTGTCCAGGCTCCATAGCTGCTATGAGTCCCTGGAGGGGGGAAACACCGGAGACGCTGTGGTGGATTTCAGTGGATGTGTGGCTGAAGCCATCAACCTGGAGAAAGAAGCTTACTGGAAGGACCCGAAAAAACAGGACCAGCTGTTTGAGGATCTGCTAAAGGTCTACGAACAGGGAGGAATCATTAGCTGCTCCATTAGGGTTTGTGCTCTTTGTGAATATGTTGCTTCTTCGTCTCTATACTTCAGAGATAGATACTGACCAGTTGTTTTTATAATATCATCAGGCACAGCCTCATGAGATTGAACACAGGATGGCAAACGGACTGGTGAAAGGCCACGCATACTCAGTAACTGCAGTGAAGAAAGTGCGTTTGGGTCACGGACTGCTGGCCTACTTCAAGAATGAAACCATTTTTCTGATCCGCATGAGGAACCCCTGGGGCAAGACTGAGTGGAAGGGAGCCTGGAGTGACAGGTGAGAAGTGCTTCCAGTTCATTATTTTCTACACTGTTGTAGTTCTGACCAGAGGAAGAGCTCTACGGTGTGCACTCCTACTCACAAGCTCACCACCAGGATTGTGTATAACTATTCAGATGGTAATTTGCCATATTGTGGTGAAAATAGTGACTGTGTGGAACACACTGAGCACATGGTGGGACAGCAGAGGAGTCAATAATGCTGCAGGAGTGGTCAAGCTTTTCTTCTGTTGTGAAATCTTGTCATAGTTGATCTAATGTAACCTCTTTAATTTGACTACCAAAACAATTCTTTATTAAAGGTGCATTATAACTTTAAAACTATTTGTTTGTATCTATAAGCATTTCATAAGCATCAACCATCTCCATTTGCTTTGCTTGCTGTTTGTCAGCTCTGAGGAATGGTCAAAGGTTGGTGATACGGAGAGGCGCAACCTTGGCATCGTAGTAGAGGATGATGGGGAGTTCTGGTGAGTGATAAGGTTCCTCTAATCGCAACAGTCCACCTGTGGAGTTTATCTCCTCTTTTAGAGTGTATTAATGCATTTTCTCTTCACATCCACAGGATGTCATTCACAGACTGGTGCAAGTTCTACGAAGATGCAGATGTTTGCCGTCTCCTCAATACTTCGCTGATCAGTGTCCATAAGACGTGGAACGAGGTTGTGCACTTTGGGAGCTGGACCAAACACGCAGAGCCGCTTTTAAACCGCTGCGGTGGCTGTGCTAACCACAAGTCGACATTCCTACAGAACCCACAGGTACTCTTGAATGGACTCCTCACATCATCTGTGTTCATGCACATGTATACATTCATATTCACTCCATTTTGACTTCTTTTACAGTACTTGTTTGATGTTACAAAGGAGGCTGACGAGGTTCTAATCACCTTGCAACAGAAGGACATGAAGATCAACAGACAATTTGGTCAAGGAGAAAATCTAAGCATTGGCTTTGGTGTCTTCAAGGTAACATATGGTGTAACATTTCCACTTACTTTATTTATCTAATGAACAGCTGATAACTGATCTATAAACTACATGGTGCATGATAAGCAGCAGAATAGTTATTAAACATTTGAAGGGTATGGGAAACTTTGCACAAAGATCATGGTGAGACTCCGATGAGTTCATTACAAAAGAATTGGTCTTCACATGAGACGCAGACGTTAGTTAAAGGTCAATTCATTTGGGGCACAATTTGGCTTTCATTTTGGTCAAAGAATTTGCTGAGCAAATAGTGAACAGTTTAGTGTTTTACTGGCAGGCAGACTTTACTTGAAATGGTTTATCAGTACCAAAACAGACTATTTTGACAAGAGGCTAAATCATACATGAttaaacacaacacatgcacatacttTAGTTGATTGTTTCAAGCTGAAAAACACAGCGGAACCAAACACAGTGACCATTTCCTTCTAACTCCCAGTAAGGTGCAAAGAGTTCAGTTGCCTGTGTTCTACAGTGCTTCTACAGCCATAATAGAAAGCTCATGCATTTTGGGAAAATTTGGTATTTGGTATTACAATATACTGAACAATTGTGAAACCACAACCTCACAAAAAACTTAATGTGAGGAGTTTTACAATCGAGATAATTATGTCTGGAACTGCAACATTTATAAAGAGAAATACAACTCAATAATGTTTAATGCAAAGTTAAGGGAATCTTCTCATACAGCTGCAAAACTACTCTGCCAAACAAAATTGTATCCTACTGGCTGGGATTAGATTGTCACATTCAAACCATATAACCGTACTCGGCAAAACTGACATCCCATTTCCTGTAATGTGATTTACTTGCCAGAGATCTGGCTAAGTTCAAACACACTATACACTCTTATCACGCTGACAGAAGTGCTGCCAAAGGGATAGGTTCTGGACAGCAATAAATGCTGATGCCACAAGCAGCATTTGATTAACAACACAGCCTGTTGTGCTGCTTTGAGCCTGAACCTGGATTTAACCGTTGTCATCTATGGTCATCATGCTGTATCCTCCTCCTTCATCTGATAACACTGTGTTCACATTCTCGTTTTCCTGTTTGAAAAGTATATCAGTTGTAGGACTTTCGGTCATACAGTAATGGGTACTTTTATTGCCATTTATGaaccaaaatacacattaaaaatatgtattagttgACACCTCAGGGCATCCCAGCAGCTCAGTGAAAGCCTGGAGGAGGACTATGATTCTTATGTTAATCTATGACTGGCTGTTAACTGCTCAAACAAGAAGGACATGCAGTATAACCTTTTTAAATGTGCCTATTTGACACACCATTCATCTTACCGGTGCAATAATTACATTACtctgtgtttttaataaaattgtAATAGAATACAGACttatgttatttttaatctattattCTACCAACAGGAGGCAGAAGAATTGTTGTAGGCAGCAAACAGTAACTTATCACTACCCTAGATGCAGTTTAAAGCCTTAGAATTTGGTTTGTGGTTAGATTGACCTCATGTCCACCTCAGTGGAAAATTCACTTTGGCGTCTTCCAAAGTACAGCACAGGTACATACAATATGCATTACACAGCacataattaaaaacataaagaaTATGCAGTATACAATTGTGTAAATGGGCAGGTAGCGGCAAATAAGTTATATGAGAGCTTATAAAATAACAAGTGTTCACAATTGCATTCATTCTGTGTTCAATGCCTGTATGGCATTCAGTGGGTAAAATTACTCTTGATTTCTCACCCTCTAAGCCACTTTGTTCAGTGCCAAAAAAGAACGTTCAAAAACCTGAATCAAGTGCTCAAAAGCCACAGTGTCCTGGTTTCTGTTGGGGTATTGCAGGTAGCCTATCCAGGTGTCTCAAAGTCAGATGTTTACATATGCAAACACATAACCAGACTAATGGTGCACATGTAAACGCAATGCATGTAACACTCATTGTCACCTGCCAGACTTTATATCTGATGAGTAAAGTCAGCTAACTGTTCAGTGATCTTTAAATGAACACTACATAAAGCCCAAATGCTTTTCCTTTTCCAGGTGGAACTGAACAGAAAGTATCGGATGCACGACATCCTGACCCAACAATGTGTGAACACATCCACCTACATCAATGCTCGGATAGTGTTTATGAGATGCACGCTCCAACAGGGCCGCTACGTCATCATCCCCACCACCTTTGAGCCTTACAAGCTGGGGGATTACATGATCCGAGTTTTCACCGATGTGGAATCAGGCTGCAGGTACAACTGTGATGGAGAGGTGATCTTGAACCAGTCACCGTGTGTGATGTAAATAGCAGCATGCCAGACAGAAATGTAACA
This genomic interval from Perca flavescens isolate YP-PL-M2 chromosome 13, PFLA_1.0, whole genome shotgun sequence contains the following:
- the LOC114567349 gene encoding calpain-5 — protein: MFSSAVPYKNQYYSHLKRDCINDKKLFEDPEFPAVNASLYFRKPPPGRVEWKRPKEISNDPHLFVDGISSHDLNQGIVGNCWFVAACSCLALKPNLWKKVIPDYKEQEWDPKQPERYAGIFHFQFWVFGEWVDVVVDDRLPTINGELIYCHSKDNNEFWSALLEKAYAKLHSCYESLEGGNTGDAVVDFSGCVAEAINLEKEAYWKDPKKQDQLFEDLLKVYEQGGIISCSIRAQPHEIEHRMANGLVKGHAYSVTAVKKVRLGHGLLAYFKNETIFLIRMRNPWGKTEWKGAWSDSSEEWSKVGDTERRNLGIVVEDDGEFWMSFTDWCKFYEDADVCRLLNTSLISVHKTWNEVVHFGSWTKHAEPLLNRCGGCANHKSTFLQNPQYLFDVTKEADEVLITLQQKDMKINRQFGQGENLSIGFGVFKVELNRKYRMHDILTQQCVNTSTYINARIVFMRCTLQQGRYVIIPTTFEPYKLGDYMIRVFTDVESGCRELTEDKPKVKCWSSFLGYPQAVTHVYVHGAEELQKQDNTGGADPYVIINCEGRSVRSTIKKDTLQPEFMTSAIFYRKKPRNPIIVEVWNSNAVKDEFMGQVVLSGSVKDSSGPQRLQLLKRGQKTADEMPGKISLRIVTSTELTAM